The bacterium genome segment TTCATCCTAACTGGTTAAGGACATAAAAAAGTATGAGGGGCGCCGATTTACTGGCGCCCCTCATATTAGGGGATTTATTTAGTTATAAGTAATTAGTGATCGTCTTTCATGCCTTCAGCAACAGACTTCATCTTAGCAATCTTGTAGATTGTAAGACCAAATACGCACTTAGCAAGTACGTCTGCAACTGTGTAGCCGATCTGGCGATTAGTAAAGAGCATTGCCATCTGACTTTCTGATGGGCTCTTCACCAAGATTGGGATCAAGTATGAAATTGGGTAGACGCCCCATGTAGCGATCAAGAGCAAGCGCAAACGGCCTACTGTTGCTGCAACACCCTCAGGTTGGCGTTCCAATGACTTTGTAAGCTCTACGAAAAGAACATAGAGAATGTAGAGGAATGGAAGCGTGGACAATACTCCGAAAAGGATCTTTGTCCCATTGTCCGATGAAATTTCACCTGGGTAGCCCAAGATGATCATCGCTGCTGATGCAGGAACCAAACGCGTGATCAAAGACGTAGAAGCTGCCTTTACAAGTCCGAGCACCGCGATCACTTCTACAAGAAGAAGTGGAACAGTAAGAATCCAATCAACATAACGGTATGCCTCGTTGAATGAACCTTGTGAAG includes the following:
- a CDS encoding bacteriorhodopsin-like, which encodes MLQLSNSQWSSLYNIFSFGLISMLACTVYTLVSQSRVLPKYRAALVMSSMVTFIAGYHYFRIFNSFNESSMKNAVTVGTSQGSFNEAYRYVDWILTVPLLLVEVIAVLGLVKAASTSLITRLVPASAAMIILGYPGEISSDNGTKILFGVLSTLPFLYILYVLFVELTKSLERQPEGVAATVGRLRLLLIATWGVYPISYLIPILVKSPSESQMAMLFTNRQIGYTVADVLAKCVFGLTIYKIAKMKSVAEGMKDDH